In Etheostoma cragini isolate CJK2018 chromosome 9, CSU_Ecrag_1.0, whole genome shotgun sequence, the following are encoded in one genomic region:
- the LOC117949952 gene encoding uncharacterized protein LOC117949952 isoform X1, with product MARLCCTGGRLLLLILTLVLSAEARDRRPMTLRRTKREWILPPAKLMENTDYTNRAFIAKIRSDKSENTEVKYYLSGPGADKPPYNLFVVDPTNGFVRITGMLDREKTPFYNLTGKALFKDGQAAEADIPLNVVVLDMNDNDPYFELHTGTIKEGSKKGAFVMQIEGKDDDEAGTVNSQIYYSIASQEPRGTGHMFTIDHQTGKVYVKEPTLDRETCDFYKLIVRGSDMGGAPGGRTGTGTVEIRVLDINDNIPTLEKSEYSGKVDENVADVVVMRIKALDKDLANTDNWVTVFEIAKGNENNLFSIETDRETNEGILKLIKAVDFEEVKNLELGLVITNVAPFVEGDAILMDVDLQIGEGGPLAGGTGGASGASTGAGGGAGGGAGVDLGVDLGLDAGGGVGVDLGLDAGLEGGLKPGVGAGLKPGVKPGIKPGVKPGVKPGVKPGKRPPPKSYPIKIAVNNVPEGPKFMPDTKKVPVSEDPNEAPKDGVITVFAAVDPDTGKPAEDVSYAKAYDPDNWFSIDKDTAEIKLNKVPDRESPFLVNGTYIAKILAITTDMPSKTATGTIAIQVLDNNDHCPTLTTARSTLCSNVTTVIVTGFDEDVSPNAAPFKFRIIPEGTQGSWDIEVINETSAALHSQEALWPGSYQLQVEVVDAKGLSCPANDIFTVDVCTCVDTGDCMVKAARLGSTSSKLSASAIGLMLAAMCLLLFILFLLLFCQCGGADTIFPDQFSDLQFGTKEHLMSYHTEGIGEDKEVPVHAVPVSLGTQKKVEHAPVPIFNMLTSKITGNQKTALYDESVYNFPETSQNVTEVDNIYRFTRESFNYDNGSAAFGTQTFGVQHTASLFDDIALPDAFLKDYYSQKAMCAVPLNDDPLEYSFEGQGSSAGSVGCCSLLESDNEDFLDNLGFKFKTLAEICSPPTTTPTPVLKHTMAGAVKTTVNVVEPVVKPKTEHSVETKHIDIKTEKVTSSTNISKSSVSTVNTTHPPSKVTNISHSASVPRQTQTVLLQQQPVYYTTSPVMQPMHYVVQPQLQNTVLLADGAPRANLPGMFVMSGSQSLSSGFLIRGPQGTPSGPVIQGTPTPNSPVSPVSPVSPSLFLPGGPGVPQVSVPAQGLKIVGPNPDGTYMLVKEKSSLGEVEGVDPGSPQGTLPRGAILVKEAVPPQGVLGPAARGSVYGILPGHTVAINGGVVAVNSNMGHTWVGQPGQVGLGPIPVLGVGVGQPRMGMGHVVALKPEVTQVGTWPAGINPVGIRQVSVNQFQGIQPLEQTTDAGVILKACRIDSPKEDKIRSVVNTIITAETAKTHPPSKEERIMKNLFRDDSARVQDMHDETVEGKQDVFTYTSEHDTTLHKEEPCTEESLGRHEEAPSKDEVVEEGKQISTVEGPKDKSPEVGLEPQSNIVTDYQSDRDLEEDVSPAEKVVSDVETNQVTAITDSMQADDNVEGMTPVTSDQEKVVQEQLLDSEVVVNAAGNELSATPPNKISIDTENVCEERSIPKQEAAPELKVDASEGNTIYQDQAKTDIVDAKARTQLQTVSPILTNQQEGDLNDSHLIPEEVQEEGSNVPTISTLEQHLQTGSSPGHKADENQLHMTSESGVDEDQVNADADIISDGEREEGVVSQQSLSTSGDQYEEIERQHALSSQIENISDDYFTDEEKDKDAVEEMGSQVQHNTGFSDDQDKDKEEDASCTSSQMDDTLMSDDNINVPENEEEEETPEEVVLSIQQNVSIIDWQNEEIEGEAVSERNSPLEDPHIADGNVDIDEKEEEIVEEVTSQMQPHLSISIDEEIRRVDAGSVIYQVEDQFIPEDNIRDGAKEEDTVEFGVSPQSPSTSNEQYKDIETQHALSSQIENISDDYVTDEEKDGDAVEEMGLQAQHNIGFTDDQDEDEEEDTSCTSSQMDDTLMSDHNVNVPENEEEEETLEEVVLSLQKNVSITDYQNEEIEGEAVSERNSPLEYQHIADGNVDIEEKEEEIVEEVTSQMQPHLSISHEENSD from the exons ATGGCTCGGCTCTGCTGCACAGGGGGACGGCTGCTTCTGCTGATCCTGACACTG GTGCTCAGCGCTGAGGCCAGAGACAGGAGGCCAATGACATTAAGGAGGACGAAGAGAGAGTGGATCCTTCCTCCTGCTAAGCTAATGGAGAACACAGACTACACCAACAGGGCCTTCATTGCCAAG ATTCGCTCTGATAAATCAGAAAATACGGAGGTGAAGTATTATCTCTCTGGACCAGGAGCTGACAAGCCACCCTACAACCTATTTGTGGTGGACCCTACCAACGGGTTTGTACGCATCACTGGTATGCTGGACCGGGAGAAAACTCCATTCTACAAT CTAACCGGGAAGGCTTTGTTCAAAGATGGACAAGCAGCAGAGGCGGACATCCCACTGAACGTCGTAGTCCTGGACATGAACGACAACGATCCTTATTTCGAGCTGCATACTGGCACTATCAAAGAGGGAAGCAAAAAAG GGGCCTTTGTTATGCAGATCGAGGGGAAAGATGATGACGAAGCTGGAACAGTTAATTCACAGATCTACTACTCCATCGCCAGCCAGGAGCCACGAGGCACAGGTCACATGTTCACCATAGACCATCAGACAGGCAAGGTGTACGTCAAGGAGCCCACCCTGGACAGAGAG ACTTGTGACTTCTACAAACTGATTGTACGAGGGAGTGATATGGGAGGGGCACCGGGGGGACGAACTGGGACAGGAACTGTGGAGATAAGAGTCCTGGACATCAATGATAACATCCCCACTCTGGAAAAATCTGAG TACAGTGGCAAAGTGGATGAAAATGTCGCTGATGTCGTTGTGATGAGAATTAAAGCACTGGACAAAGACCTTGCGAACACAGACAACTGGGTGACTGTCTTCGAGATCGCCAAAGGAAATGAGAATAATCTCTTCTCcattgagacagacagagaaaccaATGAGGGCATCCTCAAATTGATCAAG GCCGTGGATTTTGAAGAAGTCAAGAATCTTGAGCTTGGCCTGGTTATTACCAATGTAGCTCCTTTTGTGGAGGGGGACGCTATACTGATGGATGTGGACCTTCAGATTGGAGAGGGTGGTCCACTGGCTGGTGGAACCGGTGGCGCAAGTGGAGCTTCTACCGGAGCTGGTGGAGGTGCAGGTGGCGGTGCAGGGGTAGACCTAGGAGTAGACCTGGGGTTGGATGCAGGTGGGGGTGTAGGTGTGGACTTGGGCCTAGATGCTGGCCTTGAAGGAGGACTTAAGCCTGGAGTGGGTGCTGGACTTAAGCCAGGTGTCAAACCGGGCATCAAACCAGGTGTTAAACCAGGCGTCAAACCAGGCGTCAAACCAGGAAAAAGGCCTCCACCAAAAAGCTATCCCATCAAGATAGCAGTGAATAATGTGCCAGAGGGTCCTAAGTTCATGCCTGACACCAAGAAGGTTCCTGTATCAGAGGATCCAAATGAAGCACCCAAGGATGGTGTGATCACAGTGTTTGCTGCTGTCGATCCAGACACCGGAAAACCCGCTGAAGATGTCAG TTACGCCAAAGCCTACGATCCAGACAACTGGTTTTCCATTGATAAAGACACAGCTGAGATTAAACTCAACAAGGTACCAGATAGAGAGTCGCCGTTCTTGGTGAATGGTACCTACATTGCCAAGATCCTAGCCATAACCACAG ACATGCCATCAAAGACAGCCACGGGAACAATAGCCATTCAAGTGTTGGATAACAATGACCACTGTCCCACCCTGACCACCGCCCGCAGCACTCTCTGCTCTAATGTCACAACTGTTATTGTTACTGGCTTTGATGAGGATGTGAGTCCCAACGCAGCTCCATTTAAATTCAGAATCATACCTGAAGGGACACAAGGCAGCTGGGACATAGAAGTCATCAATG AGACGAGTGCCGCTCTTCACTCCCAAGAGGCGCTGTGGCCCGGCTCATACCAGCtgcaggtggaggtggtggacGCTAAGGGTCTGTCTTGCCCGGCcaatgacatttttactgtGGACGTTTGTACCTGTGTGGACACAGGGGACTGCATGGTAAAGGCCGCCAGACTAGGAAGTACTTCCTCTAAGCTCTCTGCCTCAGCTATCGGCCTGATGCTAGCGGCAATGTGCTTACTGCTGT TCATCCTTTTTCTCCTGCTGTTCTGTCAGTGTGGAGGAGCAGACACCATCTTTCCTGACCAATTTAGTGATCTGCAATTTGGCACCAAAGAACACCTCATGTCCTACCACACTGAAGGCATAGGCGAGGATAAG gaagtGCCAGTCCACGCTGTTCCTGTCAGCTTGGGCACTCAGAAGAAAGTTGAGCATGCACCAGTGCCAATCTTCAACATGCTTACTTCCAAAATCACAGGAAATCAGAAAACTGCACTCTATGATGAATCTGTGTATAACTTTCCGGAAACCAGCCAAAATGTTACGGAGGTTGACAACATCTACCGGTTTACAAGGGAATCGTTCAACTATGACAATGGCAGTGCTGCATTTGGCACCCAAACGTTTGGTGTCCAACACACCGCATCTCTGTTTGATGATATAGCCCTACCTGACGCTTTTCTCAAAGATTACTACTCACAG AAAGCAATGTGTGCTGTCCCACTGAACGATGACCCTTTGGAGTATAGTTTTGAGGGCCAGGGCTCCTCTGCTGGCTCAGTGGGATGCTGCAGCCTCCTGGAGTCTGACAACGAAGACTTCCTCGATAACCTCGGGTTTAAATTCAAGACACTGGCTGAGATCTGTTCCCCTCCTACAACAACACCCACACCTGTCCTGAAACACACAATGGCAGGTGCTGTCAAAACCACGGTCAATGTTGTTGAACCTGTTGTTAAGCCCAAAACGGAGCACAGTGTTGAAACAAAGCACATcgatataaaaacagaaaaagtcacGTCATCTACTAACATCTCTAAATCATCTGTCAGCACAGTGAACACGACACATCCTCCCTCCAAGGTTACTAACATCAGTCATTCTGCTTCCGTGCCCCGTCAAACCCAGACAGTCTTACTTCAGCAGCAGCCAGTTTACTATACCACCAGCCCTGTAATGCAGCCCATGCACTATGTAGTTCAGCCACAACTTCAGAACACGGTTTTGCTGGCAGATGGGGCCCCTAGAGCCAATTTACCTGGCATGTTTGTAATGAGCGGGTCCCAGAGTCTTTCTTCTGGATTCCTAATCAGGGGACCCCAAGGCACTCCTTCTGGGCCAGTTATCCAGGGCACTCCAACCCCAAACAGCCCTGTCAGCCCTGTAAGTCCAGTAAGCCCCTCCCTGTTTCTACCTGGTGGACCAGGTGTGCCTCAGGTCTCAGTCCCTGCGCAGGGTTTGAAAATAGTAGGGCCAAATCCTGATGGTACATATATGTTAGTTAAAGAAAAGAGTAGTCTGGGTGAGGTAGAGGGGGTGGATCCAGGCTCACCTCAGGGCACTTTGCCCAGAGGTGCTATCCTGGTTAAAGAGGCTGTTCCCCCTCAGGGGGTGTTAGGCCCAGCAGCCCGGGGGAGTGTGTATGGCATTCTGCCAGGACACACTGTTGCTATAAATGGGGGGGTTGTTGCAGTAAACAGCAATATGGGGCATACATGGGTTGGGCAGCCGGGGCAGGTGGGGTTAGGGCCGATCCCTGTTTTGGGAGTTGGTGTTGGGCAGCCAAGAATGGGAATGGGACATGTGGTAGCATTGAAGCCTGAAGTCACACAGGTTGGAACTTGGCCAGCTGGGATAAATCCAGTTGGGATTAGGCAGGTCAGTGTAAACCAGTTCCAAGGAATTCAGCCATTGGAGCAAACAACGGATGCCGGTGTAATTCTAAAAGCCTGTAGAATAGATTCACCAAAGGAAGACAAGATCAGGAGTGTTGTGAATACTATCATTACTGCTGAAACAGCTAAAACTCATCCTCCTTCAAAGGAAGAACGTATCATGAAAAATTTGTTTAGGGATGACAGTGCTCGAGTTCAGGACATGCATGATGAGACAGTTGAAGGAAAGCAAGATGTGTTCACCTACACATCAGAGCATGACACAACACTACACAAAGAGGAACCTTGCACAGAAGAAAGTTTGGGCAGACATGAAGAAGCACCTTCCAAGGATGAAGTAGTAGAAGAAGGAAAACAGATCAGCACAGTTGAAGGTCCAAAGGACAAAAGTCCTGAAGTTGGATTGGAACCTCAATCAAACATAGTCACAGATTATCAAAGTGACAGGGACCTGGAGGAAGATGTCAGTCCAGCAGAGAAAGTTGTTTCAGACGTAGAAACAAATCAGGTCACTGCCATTACTGATAGTATGCAGGCAGATGATAATGTGGAGGGAATGACTCCTGTAACCAGTGATCAGGAGAAGGTTGTGCAGGAGCAACTGTTGGATTCTGAAGTGGTTGTCAATGCTGCAGGTAACGAATTGTCTGCAACTCCGCCAAATAAGATTTCAATAGACACCGAGAATGTGTGTGAAGAGAGGTCCATCCCTAAACAAGAAGCAGCACCAGAACTAAAGGTGGATGCTAGTGAAGGGAATACAATCTACCAAGATCAAGCAAAGACAGATATTGTTGATGCTAAAGCAAGAACACAATTGCAAACTGTGAGCCCTATTTTAactaaccaacaagaaggagaTCTGAATGATTCACATTTGATACCAGAGGAAGTACAGGAAGAGGGCTCTAATGTGCCAACCATTTCAACATTAGAGCAACATCTGCAAACCGGCAGTAGCCCTGGGCACAAAGCAGACGAAAATCAACTTCATATGACATCAGAATCAGGAGTAGATGAGGATCAAGTCAATGCAGATGCAGACATTATtagtgatggagagagagaagagggtgTTGTGTCACAGCAGAGTCTCAGCACCTCTGGTGACCAATATGAAGAAATTGAAAGGCAACATGCTTTGAGTTCTCAAATTGAGAATATATCAGATGACTATTTTACTgatgaagagaaagacaaagatgCTGTGGAGGAAATGGGGTCACAGGTACAGCACAATACAGGCTTCTCAGATGaccaagacaaagacaaagaagaagatgcATCATGCACGAGTTCTCAAATGGATGACACCTTAATGTCAGATGATAACATAAATGTTCCAgagaatgaggaggaggaagagactCCAGAGGAAGTGGTGTTATCTATACAGCAAAATGTCAGCATCATAGACTGGCAAAATGAAGAGATTGAAGGTGAAGCTGTATCAGAAAGAAATTCTCCTTTGGAGGATCCCCACATTGCAGATGGAAATGTGGATATTGacgagaaagaagaggaaattgTGGAGGAAGTGACATCACAAATGCAGCCACATCTTAGCATTTCCATTGATGAAGAGATTAGAAGAGTAGATGCAGGAAGTGTGATTTACCAAGTGGAGGATCAGTTTATCCCAGAAGACAACATAAGAGATGGAGCGAAAGAGGAGGATACTGTGGAGTTTGGAGTGTCACCGCAGAGTCCCAGCACATCAAATGAGCAATATAAAGACATTGAAACACAACATGCGTTGAGTTCTCAAATTGAGAACATCTCAGATGACTATGTTACTGAtgaagagaaagatggagatgcTGTGGAGGAAATGGGGTTACAGGCACAGCACAATATAGGCTTCACAGATGACCAAGatgaagacgaagaagaagacaCATCATGCACGAGTTCTCAAATGGATGATACCTTAATGTCAGATCATAACGTAAATGTTCCAgagaatgaggaggaggaggagactcTAGAGGAAGTGGTGTTATCTTTACAGAAAAATGTTAGCATCACAGACTACCAAAATGAAGAGATTGAAGGTGAAGCCGTATCAGAAAGAAATTCTCCTTTGGAGTATCAGCACATTGCAGACGGCAATGTGGATattgaagagaaagaagaggaaattgTGGAGGAAGTGACATCACAAATGCAACCACATCTTAGCATCTCCCATGAAGAGAATAGTGATTAG